In the genome of Corythoichthys intestinalis isolate RoL2023-P3 chromosome 19, ASM3026506v1, whole genome shotgun sequence, one region contains:
- the fkbp3 gene encoding peptidyl-prolyl cis-trans isomerase FKBP3 has protein sequence MADEPVREWSEEQLKSDDLPKKDLIKFLQDNAAHSFLNEHKLLGNIKNVAKTAKKEQLVVAYNQLFVSKRFKGTEPVEEVTKQVKAVKIDEKPKEVKAEVVDEGPPKFIKSTLKKGDKTNFPKKGDTVSCWYTGTLEDGTVFDTNIPSVARKKKQTKPLSFKVGMGKVIRGWDEGLLTMSKGETARLEIESEWGYGKKGLPDAKIPPNAKLIFEVELVSID, from the exons atggcggacgagccaGTGCGAGAATGGAGTGAAGAGCAGCTCAAAAGTGACGATTTACCTAAGAAAGACCTGATAAAGTTCTTACAGGACAATGCGGCGCACTCG TTCCTCAACGAGCACAAACTGCTGGGAAACATCAAGAATGTGGCCAAAACGGCTAAAAAGGAGCAGCTCGTTGTTGCCTACAACCAGCTGTTTGTAAGCAAA aggtTTAAAGGCACGGAACCGGTGGAAGAAGTGACAAAGCAGGTGAAAGCTGTCAAAATCGACGAGAAACCCAAAGAGGTCAAGGCAGAAGTTGTGGATGAG GGTCCGCCCAAGTTTATTAAATCAACGCTGAAGAAAGGTGACAAGACAAACTTCCCCAAAAAAGGTGACACTGTGAGCTGCTGGTATACAGGAACACTGGAGGACGGGACAGTCTTTGACACCAACATTCCCTCAG TGGCCAGAAAGAAAAAGCAAACCAAGCCGCTGAGCTTTAAAGTTGGCATGGGCAAAGTCATCCGAGGG TGGGATGAGGGCCTTTTGACAATGAGCAAAGGAGAGACTGCACGCCTGGAGATCGAATCTGAGTGGGGGTACGGGAAGAAGGGCCTTCCTGATGCCAA AATTCCACCCAATGCCAAGCTTATCTTTGAGGTGGAGCTCGTGTCCATCGACTAA
- the faua gene encoding FAU ubiquitin like and ribosomal protein S30 fusion a, translating to MRSVILSNSLFYAECPTTSIQTSINMQLFLRAQNTHTLEVTGEETVGQIKAHVQTLEGLLVEDQVVLLAGCPLEDDASLASCGVSELCTLEIAGRLLGGKVHGSLARAGKVRGQTPKVDKQEKKKKKTGRAKRRIQYNRRFVNVVPTFGKKKGPNANS from the exons atgcgcagtgtcatcctCTCGAACAGTCTTTTCTATGCTGAGTGTCCGACGACTAGCATCCAAACGAG CATCAACATGCAGCTCTTCCTGCGTGCCCAGAACACTCACACTCTTGAGgtgacaggagaggagactgtgGGCCAGATTAAG GCTCATGTCCAGACTCTGGAGGGTCTCCTTGTGGAGGATCAGGTGGTCCTGCTTGCAGGTTGCCCACTTGAAGATGATGCCTCTCTTGCATCATGCGGCGTCTCTGAGCTCTGCACCTTGGAGATCGCTGGCAGGCTTCTGGGAG GTAAGGTCCACGGCTCTCTGGCTCGTGCTGGCAAAGTGAGAGGCCAGACCCCCAAG GTGGACAaacaggagaagaagaaaaagaagaccGGCCGCGCCAAGCGTCGCATTCAGTACAACCGACGCTTTGTCAATGTGGTGCCCACCTTTGGCAAGAAGAAGGGACCCAATGCCAACTCCTAA